Proteins encoded together in one Pontiella desulfatans window:
- a CDS encoding PEP-CTERM sorting domain-containing protein (PEP-CTERM proteins occur, often in large numbers, in the proteomes of bacteria that also encode an exosortase, a predicted intramembrane cysteine proteinase. The presence of a PEP-CTERM domain at a protein's C-terminus predicts cleavage within the sorting domain, followed by covalent anchoring to some some component of the (usually Gram-negative) cell surface. Many PEP-CTERM proteins exhibit an unusual sequence composition that includes large numbers of potential glycosylation sites. Expression of one such protein has been shown restore the ability of a bacterium to form floc, a type of biofilm.) — protein MKKITCKWVAGLALMVGVSGASAAIIFDFVDDTDPNSADPLDGGGVGAMMTETDGSDTVTLTTIDILFPEYEDPGTGWVATGNTLSAKDGDGGSSNIAGTADALGLNNPSIGNTDFLTIGGGSESGDFNTGEAWIFSFDEDVTFANIEFESAVSGNLFSVLVGGSNIVTLDAPDGNVSGTGLGGLNGLTISSGTEITFLAGGPVLDTDYRIESLTVNVVPEPATLGLLSACAVGAFIIRRFRV, from the coding sequence ATGAAAAAAATAACATGTAAATGGGTCGCAGGACTTGCGCTTATGGTTGGCGTGTCCGGAGCGTCAGCGGCTATTATATTTGACTTTGTTGACGACACCGATCCCAACAGCGCGGATCCTCTTGATGGAGGAGGTGTGGGCGCCATGATGACGGAAACCGACGGCTCCGATACCGTGACGCTCACCACCATCGATATTCTCTTTCCTGAGTATGAAGATCCCGGCACCGGATGGGTAGCTACGGGGAACACCTTGAGCGCAAAGGACGGCGATGGAGGAAGCTCCAATATTGCCGGTACTGCTGACGCGCTGGGCCTCAATAATCCCAGCATCGGGAACACCGACTTCCTCACCATCGGAGGCGGTTCAGAGTCGGGTGATTTCAACACCGGAGAGGCCTGGATCTTTTCGTTCGATGAAGACGTTACCTTCGCTAACATTGAGTTTGAATCCGCAGTTTCCGGCAATCTCTTCAGCGTTCTGGTTGGAGGAAGCAACATCGTGACCCTCGATGCCCCGGATGGCAATGTCTCCGGCACAGGCCTTGGTGGACTCAACGGGCTCACCATTTCCTCAGGCACTGAGATCACATTCCTGGCTGGTGGTCCCGTGCTCGACACGGACTACCGGATCGAGTCCTTGACCGTCAACGTGGTTCCGGAACCGGCTACGTTGGGTTTGCTCAGCGCATGTGCAGTCGGGGCATTCATCATTCGCCGTTTCCGCGTCTAA
- a CDS encoding sialate O-acetylesterase, which yields MFDRTRPIALCFAAALALCAEVSANAVFSFTDGTAFDGSTGIGVSMTQTDAVSSVIVNMTTVDIIDWEGDLASEGGPDVPTLNIGGSGGLAVNSTPNTNWSNEATSINPGEGWVFKFDVDVNLVELDFASQGTDVVVVLSSPAFADKTLDYAHGDANNTHSLDDAFVEAGTEITLQFTSYIADDVLRLSSFTIEALATTNTTGTAIFNFVDGGEFDNPAAIGSSMTRSDITITTIDLIGQDGSLNSTGAAHRLNIYGSYNALGLNDAIDLLGIGTTELRDFNPGEGWVMSFDRNVHLVELDMFGQDAGAEMTVSSSAFSDFVLADGVNAEDIHSLANTFVAAGTEITFRMTSATNAADTGLSISSLTVVLATNQPAATETIHGTPYVWLDQFFQGLETEADYLNADESDSDGDSMLTWKEYLAGTIPTNSASLLEVNATELADTNCIVSWQSVTGKYYSVMVETNLVAFSNGWKTVANNIQGLETETAYTTTVASASAAFYKVGIEKRAIYLLIGQSNMAGRAPIETQDEAPVVGCELFNSSNGWETATNPLNRYSTIRKDISLQNLGPGYGFAQRMREVQPEIHLGLVVNARGGTSISEWEKGTTYYNEAISRVQSALKDGNSRLAGILWHQGEGNSSQTTSYLNSLAQLVADFRADLGDPDLPFVAGQLEQDDVTPEVKERPVNDYIILLPTVSSNTAVATTEGLLTMDGTHFDSAGQRELGRRYAEALLSLE from the coding sequence ATGTTTGATCGTACACGTCCAATCGCCCTTTGTTTTGCGGCTGCGTTAGCCCTTTGCGCAGAAGTATCGGCCAATGCGGTGTTTTCCTTTACCGATGGAACTGCATTTGATGGCAGCACCGGCATCGGCGTTTCCATGACGCAGACGGATGCCGTCTCCTCCGTGATCGTGAACATGACGACCGTGGATATTATTGACTGGGAAGGCGACCTGGCCTCGGAAGGCGGGCCGGATGTCCCGACACTGAATATTGGCGGAAGCGGTGGATTGGCTGTGAACAGCACGCCGAATACGAACTGGAGTAATGAAGCGACAAGCATTAATCCGGGTGAAGGCTGGGTGTTTAAGTTTGATGTCGATGTTAATCTGGTTGAGCTGGATTTTGCCAGCCAGGGCACTGACGTTGTTGTCGTTCTTTCCAGTCCGGCATTTGCTGACAAAACGCTGGATTATGCCCATGGCGATGCAAACAACACCCATAGCCTGGACGACGCCTTTGTGGAGGCAGGAACAGAGATAACCCTCCAGTTTACTTCATATATCGCGGATGACGTTCTGCGGCTTTCGAGTTTCACGATAGAGGCGTTGGCAACCACCAATACAACCGGTACGGCCATTTTCAACTTTGTCGATGGCGGCGAGTTCGACAATCCGGCGGCGATCGGCTCCAGCATGACCCGCAGCGATATCACCATCACCACGATTGATCTGATCGGTCAGGATGGATCGCTGAATTCCACGGGTGCTGCGCATCGGCTGAACATTTACGGCAGTTATAATGCGCTGGGTTTGAATGATGCTATTGATCTGCTGGGGATCGGCACCACTGAATTGCGCGATTTTAATCCCGGTGAGGGCTGGGTGATGAGTTTTGACCGGAATGTCCATCTGGTTGAACTGGATATGTTCGGCCAGGACGCGGGGGCTGAAATGACCGTTTCGTCATCGGCCTTTTCCGACTTCGTGCTGGCAGACGGCGTTAATGCAGAGGACATCCACTCTCTGGCAAATACGTTTGTTGCGGCGGGAACAGAAATTACCTTCCGGATGACGAGCGCCACAAACGCCGCCGACACAGGTCTTAGTATCAGTTCGCTTACCGTGGTGCTGGCAACGAACCAGCCTGCTGCAACGGAGACGATCCATGGAACTCCCTACGTTTGGCTGGATCAGTTTTTCCAGGGATTGGAAACAGAAGCCGATTATCTTAATGCTGATGAAAGCGACAGCGACGGAGATTCGATGCTGACGTGGAAGGAATACCTTGCCGGAACCATTCCGACGAATTCCGCCTCTTTGCTGGAAGTCAACGCCACGGAGCTCGCCGATACCAACTGCATTGTTTCCTGGCAGTCTGTAACCGGAAAGTATTACAGCGTGATGGTTGAAACCAACCTGGTTGCTTTTTCCAATGGTTGGAAAACGGTCGCGAATAATATCCAGGGATTGGAAACCGAAACGGCGTACACCACAACCGTTGCTTCCGCGAGTGCCGCCTTTTATAAGGTCGGCATCGAGAAGCGCGCCATCTATCTGCTGATCGGGCAGTCGAACATGGCCGGGCGTGCTCCGATCGAAACACAGGACGAAGCGCCGGTCGTGGGATGCGAGCTGTTCAACAGTTCCAATGGCTGGGAGACGGCGACCAATCCGCTCAACCGCTATTCCACCATCCGGAAAGATATCAGCCTGCAAAACCTGGGGCCTGGCTATGGTTTTGCGCAGCGCATGCGCGAAGTGCAGCCCGAAATCCATCTGGGACTGGTGGTGAACGCGCGCGGCGGGACGAGTATTTCCGAGTGGGAAAAAGGCACGACCTATTATAATGAGGCGATCAGCCGCGTGCAGTCGGCGCTGAAGGATGGGAACAGCCGCCTGGCGGGCATCCTCTGGCATCAGGGCGAAGGCAACAGCAGCCAGACCACCTCCTATCTGAATTCGCTCGCCCAACTGGTCGCGGATTTCCGCGCCGACCTCGGTGATCCGGATCTGCCCTTTGTTGCCGGGCAGCTGGAGCAGGATGATGTCACCCCCGAAGTAAAAGAACGCCCGGTCAATGACTACATCATCCTGCTGCCGACCGTCAGTTCAAACACGGCAGTCGCAACGACCGAAGGCTTGCTCACGATGGACGGCACCCATTTCGATTCGGCCGGCCAGCGCGAACTGGGCCGTCGCTATGCCGAGGCCCTGCTTAGTCTGGAGTAG
- a CDS encoding alpha-L-fucosidase, which yields MNYKILLFGLFVVIGAGTAFAADANLADAIKEANAADDVGKVGELGNKPERLEWLRDNGFGMFLHWGVDAQLGSVISHSMVGADEAYLDRYFNELPQTFYPKKWDAEEYVLLAKTAGMKYVALTTKHHSGFCLWDTRTTGFNVMNTPYGKDIVREFVDACRKFDMAVGLYYSPEDFSYSHKRGKTIRRLGHQPSPDSDPEYVAYIKAQVTELMTQYGDVNVFFIDGKGKPATKEVVWTLQPDCMITRGAIQSPEQTVPGLPPKEVWETCMTLGTQWQYMPQQLDHLKDGNRVVEILVETRAKGGALLLNLGPRPDGSITELQEDIMREVALWNFVNRESVLGVRPWIVTNEGNTWFTKAKDEDTVYIFLTKQQDWSRKSRRDFVVGSVEATDKTEISVVGYTGKLVEYSKMKTEEVAPRFEQKQDGLHLSIMPGQRLLNHTDWRNPIVVKLTNVKASCKPPLVMNGKAKGKDGQVSFNGELKDLGDAKEVLVGFEYQEYLGFAENMYNDEWFSTELTEMTEPGEFAKTIEVPNDKTYQWRAVVKHPRVKMTGDHSKVSVK from the coding sequence ATGAACTATAAGATACTGTTGTTTGGATTATTTGTGGTCATCGGGGCGGGAACCGCATTTGCCGCTGATGCAAATTTGGCGGATGCCATTAAAGAAGCCAATGCGGCGGATGATGTCGGCAAGGTGGGCGAGCTGGGCAACAAGCCCGAACGGTTGGAATGGCTGCGGGATAACGGATTCGGCATGTTCCTGCATTGGGGCGTGGATGCGCAGCTGGGGTCGGTGATCAGCCATTCGATGGTGGGGGCCGATGAGGCCTATCTGGATCGATATTTCAACGAACTCCCGCAAACCTTCTATCCGAAAAAGTGGGATGCGGAGGAATATGTGCTGCTGGCGAAGACCGCTGGGATGAAATATGTGGCGCTGACCACCAAGCACCATTCCGGCTTCTGCCTGTGGGATACCCGGACGACCGGTTTCAATGTGATGAACACGCCGTATGGAAAGGACATCGTCCGCGAGTTTGTCGATGCCTGCCGGAAGTTTGATATGGCGGTCGGGCTGTACTATTCCCCGGAGGATTTTTCCTACAGCCACAAACGCGGAAAAACCATCCGGCGGCTCGGGCACCAGCCGAGTCCGGACAGCGACCCGGAGTATGTCGCGTATATCAAAGCGCAGGTGACGGAGCTCATGACCCAGTATGGCGACGTGAATGTGTTCTTTATCGACGGCAAGGGTAAGCCGGCCACGAAGGAAGTCGTCTGGACGCTGCAACCGGATTGCATGATTACCCGCGGGGCCATCCAGAGTCCGGAACAGACCGTACCCGGCCTGCCGCCGAAAGAGGTGTGGGAAACCTGCATGACGCTCGGAACGCAGTGGCAGTATATGCCGCAGCAGCTCGATCATCTGAAGGATGGTAACCGTGTGGTGGAAATCCTGGTCGAAACGCGCGCCAAGGGCGGGGCGCTGCTGCTGAACCTGGGGCCGCGCCCCGATGGAAGCATTACCGAGCTGCAGGAAGACATCATGCGGGAAGTGGCGCTCTGGAATTTTGTCAACCGCGAGTCGGTGCTGGGGGTTCGCCCATGGATTGTGACGAACGAGGGCAACACCTGGTTTACCAAAGCCAAGGATGAGGACACCGTTTATATCTTCCTGACCAAACAGCAGGACTGGAGCCGGAAGTCGCGCCGCGATTTCGTGGTCGGATCGGTGGAGGCAACGGACAAGACGGAAATCAGCGTGGTGGGTTATACCGGTAAACTTGTTGAGTACAGCAAAATGAAGACGGAAGAAGTGGCTCCGCGATTTGAGCAGAAGCAGGATGGGCTGCACCTCTCGATCATGCCGGGTCAGCGCCTGCTGAACCACACCGACTGGCGGAACCCCATTGTCGTGAAGCTGACGAATGTGAAGGCTTCCTGCAAACCGCCGCTGGTGATGAACGGCAAAGCCAAAGGCAAAGACGGGCAGGTGTCCTTCAACGGCGAGCTGAAGGATCTGGGTGATGCGAAGGAGGTGCTCGTCGGCTTTGAATATCAGGAATATCTCGGTTTTGCCGAAAACATGTACAACGACGAATGGTTCTCAACCGAGCTGACTGAGATGACGGAACCGGGCGAGTTTGCCAAAACCATCGAAGTGCCGAACGATAAAACCTACCAGTGGCGCGCCGTGGTCAAACACCCCCGCGTAAAAATGACCGGAGATCACAGTAAAGTATCCGTGAAATGA
- a CDS encoding sulfatase: MMRRLNLVAVFLVSAMVCFGQQPNVLFIAVDDLNDWTGFAGDPNAITPNMDQLAGEGVHFSRAYCAYPLCGPSRASLMSGVYFSELNASATQPEDEEVEEKIEALGSSLLHTYLGNHGYKTMAVGKILHSHVPDFSVDLSGGREGWDFNEDAAGNRIRSNWPPDLNPDTASTLTDWGIYVGDNGTGTEADMSDSIAAAWAVDRLQETHSEPFMLMVGFLHPHVPWYVPQSYYDMYDHENLIMPPYNPDDWDDIPSAGLDNINDGYPRTEWAIANNQWTNMVHAYLANITYADAKIGLVLDALEASPYSTNTIVVLWSDHGYHMGEKNTFQKHTLWDRSGVAPLIIKAPGMATNSTCNRVVSLLDIYPTLLDLCGLPANELNRGQTLRPLLENPALPWDVPAFNYKHGIEAVQVGDLRHIEYEDGSQELYDHSNDPDEWTNLVNDVNYAEIIIALKNMSPFQEEPPSSAKVFEFVDGSALDAAGIGGGMTVGDVTITTLDVIGQDGTRASGGVGHGTNVGTNDGLGINSADSDKANNFDSGEGWEFSFDTDVYLQSIDLLETVAGGTLAISSSSFTDIVISGAQDGASGLGNVFVPSNALIGITFSHTNGPGMDGPKIMSLTVMPPPAASSELFADGFEGGFTPIWASTAYLSSTSYEGAKAAKMNNADYVETGVDTTGYSGIRISYARKTDGLSAGSSFTSEWYDGTGWNTIENLSSGFTPWQVVSQIGLPAGADHNPNFRIRFRVNAGSDYGYVDSVVVEGAPDTLGYGDWAVEQGLGVNDAYDDDPDGDGMVNLVEYAIGANSLSNDAAFYRPHATSSKQNGTNYLNLVYRRRMDAPYRGLDYQVGSATNLLEERTNATQEAGAVALGDGFELVTNRIPTDVEVQQFMELRISAD, from the coding sequence ATGATGAGACGCTTAAACCTAGTGGCTGTGTTTCTGGTGTCCGCAATGGTGTGTTTCGGGCAGCAGCCGAACGTCCTGTTTATTGCGGTGGACGATCTGAATGATTGGACGGGCTTTGCGGGCGACCCGAATGCGATCACGCCCAACATGGATCAGCTGGCCGGCGAGGGGGTTCATTTTTCGCGTGCGTATTGTGCGTATCCGTTGTGCGGGCCTTCGCGGGCAAGCCTCATGAGCGGCGTTTATTTTTCGGAACTCAACGCGAGTGCAACGCAGCCAGAGGATGAAGAGGTTGAAGAAAAAATCGAAGCGTTGGGCTCGTCCCTGCTGCACACGTATTTGGGCAATCATGGCTATAAAACCATGGCGGTGGGAAAAATCCTTCACAGCCATGTTCCGGATTTCAGTGTGGATCTGTCGGGAGGAAGAGAAGGGTGGGATTTTAACGAGGATGCTGCCGGGAACCGGATCCGCAGTAATTGGCCGCCTGATCTGAATCCGGATACGGCCAGCACCTTGACCGACTGGGGCATCTATGTCGGCGACAACGGCACGGGCACTGAGGCCGATATGAGCGACTCAATAGCAGCCGCATGGGCGGTGGATCGCTTGCAGGAAACGCACTCGGAACCCTTTATGCTGATGGTCGGCTTCCTGCATCCCCATGTACCGTGGTATGTGCCTCAAAGCTATTACGATATGTACGATCATGAAAACCTGATCATGCCTCCGTATAATCCGGATGACTGGGATGACATTCCGTCTGCCGGGCTTGATAACATCAACGATGGATATCCCCGAACCGAATGGGCGATCGCTAATAATCAATGGACGAATATGGTGCATGCCTATCTGGCCAACATTACCTATGCCGACGCCAAGATCGGGCTGGTGCTGGATGCGTTGGAGGCGAGTCCATACAGCACGAACACCATTGTGGTGCTGTGGAGCGATCACGGCTACCACATGGGTGAAAAGAACACCTTCCAGAAACATACCCTTTGGGATCGGTCGGGGGTGGCGCCGCTGATCATCAAGGCGCCCGGCATGGCCACCAATTCGACGTGCAACCGGGTGGTGAGCCTGCTCGATATTTACCCGACGCTGCTGGATCTATGCGGTTTGCCTGCTAATGAGTTGAACCGGGGCCAAACCTTAAGACCCCTGTTGGAAAACCCTGCGCTCCCGTGGGATGTTCCCGCATTTAACTATAAGCACGGCATCGAAGCCGTACAGGTTGGCGATCTGCGGCATATAGAATATGAAGATGGTTCACAGGAACTGTATGACCATTCAAACGACCCCGATGAATGGACGAATCTGGTGAATGATGTGAATTATGCGGAGATTATCATTGCGCTTAAAAACATGTCCCCCTTTCAGGAAGAGCCTCCGAGTTCGGCGAAGGTATTTGAATTTGTCGATGGATCTGCGCTGGACGCGGCGGGAATCGGAGGCGGTATGACCGTTGGGGATGTAACCATCACGACGCTGGATGTTATCGGGCAGGATGGCACCCGGGCCTCCGGCGGGGTGGGCCATGGTACCAATGTCGGGACTAATGACGGTTTAGGCATTAACTCCGCTGATTCCGACAAGGCCAATAACTTTGATTCGGGTGAAGGATGGGAATTTTCATTCGATACCGATGTCTATCTGCAGAGCATTGATCTGTTGGAAACGGTTGCTGGCGGCACGCTGGCCATTTCGTCATCCAGCTTTACGGATATCGTCATTAGCGGCGCCCAGGATGGAGCATCTGGTTTGGGGAATGTGTTCGTGCCCTCCAATGCCCTGATCGGCATCACCTTCAGCCACACCAATGGGCCGGGTATGGACGGGCCGAAAATCATGAGTCTTACTGTGATGCCCCCTCCGGCGGCTTCTTCCGAGCTGTTTGCCGATGGCTTTGAGGGGGGCTTTACCCCGATCTGGGCCAGCACGGCCTACCTTTCATCAACGTCGTATGAAGGAGCAAAAGCCGCAAAAATGAACAATGCCGACTATGTTGAAACGGGCGTAGACACGACCGGTTATTCCGGCATTCGGATCTCGTATGCCCGGAAGACCGACGGCCTGTCGGCCGGAAGCTCCTTTACCAGCGAGTGGTACGATGGAACCGGTTGGAACACCATCGAGAACCTTTCAAGCGGATTTACCCCGTGGCAAGTGGTTTCGCAGATTGGTTTGCCGGCCGGCGCCGACCATAATCCAAACTTCAGGATTCGCTTCCGGGTCAATGCCGGATCCGACTACGGTTATGTTGACTCGGTGGTGGTTGAAGGGGCTCCGGATACGCTAGGTTATGGCGATTGGGCTGTGGAGCAGGGACTCGGGGTGAATGATGCGTATGACGATGATCCCGATGGGGACGGCATGGTCAATCTGGTTGAATATGCCATCGGTGCAAATTCACTGAGCAACGATGCAGCATTCTATCGACCCCATGCCACGTCTTCAAAGCAGAATGGAACCAACTATCTAAACCTCGTGTATCGGCGGCGTATGGATGCCCCATACCGGGGGCTGGACTATCAGGTCGGTTCGGCCACCAATCTGCTGGAGGAACGGACGAATGCTACGCAGGAGGCGGGGGCGGTCGCGCTGGGCGATGGATTTGAACTCGTTACGAACCGGATTCCGACGGATGTAGAGGTGCAGCAGTTCATGGAGCTCAGAATTTCGGCAGACTAG
- a CDS encoding right-handed parallel beta-helix repeat-containing protein yields the protein MSKIIKPPCVILFCLLACSSLRAAPLMVSPDGPISTLEEARLQVRELKKKQAGQPIEVLIKGGVYPLRETVVFGLEDSGAEGAPVVYKAAPGEEPVFTGGVPIIGWKKVSAYPKGVSKEARGNLWVAKVPKVGKKNWVIRSLYDGDELLKRARSDGFKYAAEAAEKENDSNRQGKKLTSVLEYEGEPVAPFDRTVHYRNDDIKDWPNPSDIELILKDRPWLANIIALDRIETKKKIAYLAVDPTYQAINPNNRYWVENAIEYLDEPGEWVVNTREGLIYMWPKKDMADMNVMAPYLQEFIRVEGSENGPFASHLRFEGLTFTHGVRDTLLEDDKGLQHDWEMYDKANAVIRFRFAEDCAVDSCVIKSSSGTGIRLDLHCQRIKITRNHLHHLGGGGIVLSGYSPGTKDVNKNNVVHDNYIHHIGELLMHSCAIFIAQSGHNEISHNTIHDVPYNGIVVSGCRPHEFYLVKRIPFRRAWVSSIRFEECEPYIKKGLEAKSQNRLEHFLPLLHARENRIVMNDISRTLLKLHDGNAIYFSAMGEDNVVERNYLHENHDTAGAIRLDDNPSFTIIRENVITTSERGLGLKGPADVINNFIFTETFLRGRSTPGWLGGTKQALPKGNIFMPPASSKSSNGLYLTDDRATDKPFYENLPLMENSIYFTENESKPYVPKTALGNDLFTGKPVTPGRDPVKLLYADPLFDEEAMKEGLYRFKKGSPAEALGIKPIDLREVGSSLSNPRTAGGNQVVFEFTDGSALDGKAGIVGASMTVKGITLTTRGIIGSDGTEEGNTTTIFKHFDSLSINTGSVSGNEYQNMDPGEAWVFDFDTDVMLSRIHFDGLGSGETMEVSILDGSNGGAGTTMTVTDAGNLVLEKKVSAGTDIRIEQIAGKARIESISVVSE from the coding sequence ATGTCAAAAATTATTAAACCGCCTTGTGTCATTCTATTCTGCTTGCTGGCCTGCAGTTCGCTTCGGGCGGCGCCCCTGATGGTCAGTCCCGATGGGCCGATTTCAACTCTGGAAGAGGCCCGGTTGCAGGTCAGGGAACTGAAGAAAAAGCAGGCCGGTCAACCGATTGAGGTTTTGATTAAGGGCGGGGTTTATCCGTTGCGGGAAACGGTAGTTTTCGGACTCGAGGATTCGGGGGCTGAAGGTGCTCCAGTCGTATACAAAGCGGCCCCTGGAGAGGAGCCGGTATTCACAGGCGGAGTTCCAATCATTGGATGGAAAAAAGTGTCGGCGTATCCAAAGGGTGTTTCCAAGGAAGCGCGTGGCAACCTGTGGGTGGCTAAGGTTCCAAAGGTTGGAAAAAAGAACTGGGTCATCCGATCTCTCTATGACGGGGATGAGCTGCTGAAGCGTGCCCGGTCGGATGGTTTTAAATATGCGGCGGAAGCGGCCGAAAAAGAAAACGACTCGAACCGGCAGGGTAAAAAACTGACGAGTGTATTGGAATACGAGGGCGAACCCGTTGCGCCGTTTGACCGCACGGTTCATTACCGGAACGATGACATAAAGGATTGGCCAAACCCTTCCGATATCGAACTCATCCTTAAGGATCGCCCGTGGTTGGCTAATATTATTGCTCTTGATCGCATCGAAACAAAAAAGAAGATTGCCTATCTGGCGGTGGATCCGACGTATCAGGCGATCAATCCGAACAATCGGTACTGGGTGGAGAATGCGATTGAATATTTGGATGAGCCGGGCGAATGGGTGGTGAATACCCGCGAAGGGCTCATTTACATGTGGCCGAAGAAGGATATGGCCGACATGAATGTGATGGCTCCGTATCTGCAGGAGTTCATCCGGGTTGAAGGCTCGGAAAACGGGCCGTTTGCATCGCACCTCCGTTTCGAGGGCCTGACCTTCACCCATGGTGTGCGCGATACCCTGCTTGAGGACGACAAGGGCTTGCAGCACGACTGGGAAATGTATGACAAGGCCAATGCCGTGATTCGGTTCCGCTTTGCGGAAGACTGCGCTGTCGATTCGTGCGTCATAAAATCAAGCAGCGGCACGGGCATCCGCCTGGATCTGCATTGTCAGCGCATCAAAATTACTCGCAACCATCTGCATCATCTCGGCGGGGGAGGCATTGTGCTCAGCGGCTATAGTCCGGGTACGAAAGATGTGAATAAAAACAATGTGGTGCACGATAACTATATCCATCACATCGGCGAACTGCTGATGCACTCCTGCGCTATTTTTATTGCGCAAAGCGGGCATAATGAAATCAGTCACAATACCATTCATGATGTTCCGTATAACGGCATTGTGGTGAGCGGTTGCCGTCCGCATGAGTTTTATCTGGTAAAGCGGATTCCATTCCGCCGTGCCTGGGTTTCGTCAATCCGTTTCGAGGAATGCGAACCCTACATCAAGAAGGGGCTCGAAGCGAAATCTCAGAACCGCCTTGAACATTTTCTGCCGCTGCTGCACGCCCGCGAAAACCGGATCGTGATGAATGATATTTCGCGCACGCTGCTGAAGCTGCATGACGGCAATGCGATCTATTTTTCCGCCATGGGCGAGGATAATGTGGTTGAGCGCAACTATCTTCACGAGAATCATGATACAGCAGGGGCTATACGTTTGGATGATAACCCGAGCTTTACCATTATTCGGGAAAACGTGATCACAACATCGGAGCGGGGCCTGGGCCTCAAGGGGCCGGCGGATGTGATCAATAACTTTATTTTCACGGAAACGTTCCTGCGCGGGCGCAGTACTCCGGGCTGGCTGGGCGGCACCAAACAAGCCCTGCCAAAGGGGAATATCTTTATGCCGCCGGCGTCGTCCAAATCGAGTAACGGCCTCTATCTGACCGACGACCGCGCTACGGATAAGCCGTTCTATGAGAATCTCCCGCTAATGGAAAACTCGATTTATTTCACAGAAAACGAGAGCAAACCGTATGTACCCAAAACAGCACTCGGCAATGATCTGTTCACGGGAAAACCGGTAACGCCCGGCAGGGATCCGGTGAAGTTGCTGTATGCCGATCCCCTATTTGATGAAGAGGCGATGAAGGAAGGCCTCTATCGTTTCAAAAAAGGCTCGCCGGCGGAAGCGCTGGGAATCAAGCCGATCGACCTGCGCGAGGTGGGTTCCTCTCTGTCAAATCCCCGGACTGCCGGAGGCAATCAGGTGGTTTTTGAATTCACCGATGGTTCCGCGCTGGATGGAAAAGCGGGCATCGTTGGGGCGAGCATGACGGTCAAAGGAATCACCCTGACAACCCGCGGGATCATCGGCAGCGATGGGACCGAAGAGGGCAATACGACCACCATTTTTAAGCATTTTGATTCGCTCAGTATCAATACGGGATCGGTGAGCGGAAATGAATATCAGAATATGGATCCCGGCGAAGCATGGGTGTTTGATTTTGATACGGATGTGATGCTGAGCCGGATTCATTTTGACGGCCTGGGAAGCGGCGAAACCATGGAAGTAAGTATTCTTGATGGCAGTAATGGCGGAGCGGGAACCACGATGACGGTTACCGATGCGGGTAACCTGGTTCTCGAAAAAAAGGTTTCCGCCGGAACGGACATCCGGATTGAGCAAATTGCAGGCAAAGCGCGAATCGAGTCGATTTCGGTTGTCAGCGAATAA